One segment of Physeter macrocephalus isolate SW-GA chromosome 3, ASM283717v5, whole genome shotgun sequence DNA contains the following:
- the ACTRT2 gene encoding actin-related protein T2: MFNPHVLDSPAVIFDNGSGLCKAGLSGEIGPRHVVRSIVGHPKFQMPSGGANRKKYFVGEEALHREEVLHLHYPIERGLITGWDDMEKLWKHLFEWELGVKASDRPVLMTERSLNPRETREKMAEVMFESFNVPAFYLSDQAVLALYASAYITGLVVDSGDGVTCAVPIFEGYSLPHAVTKLYVAGRDITEHLTRLLLASGRTFPCVLDKALVDDIKEKLCYMALEPEKELSRRSEEVLREYKLPDGNVVRIRDQLYQAPEALFSPEQLGVQNPGLSKMVSCSIAKCDADIQKMLYGEIVLSGGTTLFRGLDDRLLRELERVASKGTPIKVTAPPDRCFSAWIGASIVTSLSSFKQMWVTSADFQEFGTSVVQRRCF, from the coding sequence ATGTTTAACCCACATGTGTTAGATTCTCCAGCTGTTATTTTTGACAATGGGTCCGGGCTCTGTAAGGCAGGCCTGTCTGGAGAGATCGGCCCCCGCCACGTCGTCCGCTCCATCGTGGGGCACCCCAAGTTCCAGATGCCTTCGGGGGGGGCCAATCGGAAGAAGTACTTTGTGGGGGAAGAGGCCCTGCACAGGGAAGAGGTCTTACACCTGCACTACCCCATCGAGCGAGGCCTGATCACAGGCTGGGACGACATGGAGAAGCTCTGGAAGCATCTCTTCGAGTGGGAGCTGGGGGTCAAAGCCAGCGACCGGCCGGTGCTCATGACGGAGCGCTCGCTGAACCCCAGGGAGACCCGGGAGAAGATGGCCGAGGTGATGTTTGAGAGCTTCAACGTGCCCGCCTTCTACCTGTCGGACCAGGCCGTGCTGGCCCTCTACGCCTCGGCCTACATCACGGGCCTGGTGGTGGACAGCGGGGACGGGGTCACCTGCGCCGTCCCCATCTTCGAGGGCTACTCCCTGCCCCACGCCGTCACCAAGCTCTACGTGGCGGGGAGAGACATCACGGAGCACCTCACCCGGCTGCTGCTGGCCAGCGGGAGGACCTTCCCGTGCGTGCTGGACAAAGCCCTGGTGGACGACATCAAGGAGAAGCTCTGCTATATGGCCCTGGAGCCGGAGAAGGAGCTGTCGCGGAGGTCGGAGGAGGTGCTCAGGGAGTACAAGCTGCCCGACGGCAACGTCGTCCGTATCAGGGACCAGCTGTACCAGGCGCCCGAGGCCCTGTTCTCGCCCGAGCAGCTGGGCGTCCAAAACCCGGGCCTCTCCAAAATGGTCTCCTGCAGCATCGCCAAGTGTGACGCCGACATCCAGAAGATGCTCTATGGGGAGATCGTGCTGTCCGGGGGCACCACGCTCTTCCGGGGGCTGGATGACCGTCTTCTGAGGGAGCTGGAGCGGGTGGCTTCCAAAGGGACCCCCATCAAGGTCACAGCGCCGCCCGACCGCTGCTTCTCCGCGTGGATTGGCGCCTCCATCGTCACCTCCCTGAGCAGCTTCAAGCAGATGTGGGTCACCTCTGCAGACTTCCAGGAGTTCGGGACGTCCGTGGTTCAGAGAAGGTGCTTCTGA